The genomic region AGAGGCCCTTCCTCACCTGGTCGCACACCTCGAAGAGGGCCGTGGGCGCATTCCCTATAGCCACTATGGAGCCGTCAAGGAGGGGAAGGGCCTTCCGCATGGCTGCCCTGGCCCTGGTGGTGGCGGCCCGCTTCGCGTCCTCCGCCACGTCGGGGTCGTTGAGGAAGCAGAGCACGGGGCTTCCCGTCCGCTCCAGGGCGGAGCGGCGGATTCCCGCCCTCACCATCTCCACGTCGGTGATGACCGGGGCTCCCCGCCGCAGGGCTTCCACGCCGGATTCCACAGCGCCGGGGGAGAACCGGAAGGTCTTCGCCCAGTCCACCTCCGTGGTGGCGTGGGCGATGCGCAGGACAACCTCCCGCTCTGCGGGGGAGCCGGCATACTCTCCCAGAAGCCCCTCCAGGATCCGGAAGCTCTTCTTCTCGATCTCCCCGGGGGAAAGATAACGGTCCGGCTTTTCTCTTTCGTTCATGATGCCTCCTCAAAAAGGGGCGGACCCCCGCGCAGGGAGGTCCGCCCCTTGACCTTCTTTCAAACGTGAAAAGATCTCCAGGGAAGCCGACCCGAACCCTCGCAGGCGTCACACCGAAATATCCCCTCCAGGGTCTTCTGGCTTCCCTCATCCTCGCCCGCCCCTTCCCGGAATTCCCGGTGGTATGGCGGACTCGTCAGGTACACAGCGGCGGGACCGCGCCGGATTCGCACCGGCCTTCCCCTTGGAGAAGAATCGTTCTTTCATATG from Aminivibrio sp. harbors:
- a CDS encoding precorrin-8X methylmutase, with amino-acid sequence MNEREKPDRYLSPGEIEKKSFRILEGLLGEYAGSPAEREVVLRIAHATTEVDWAKTFRFSPGAVESGVEALRRGAPVITDVEMVRAGIRRSALERTGSPVLCFLNDPDVAEDAKRAATTRARAAMRKALPLLDGSIVAIGNAPTALFEVCDQVRKGLCRPALVVGIPVGFVGAAESHDETAALDCPWITAPGPKGGSSAAAAIVNALIRLAEKE